From the genome of Adhaeribacter pallidiroseus:
TTGCACTAAACTTTGCTGATAAGTTTTATTATCTACCAAAGCCGTAGCCCGTAACTCGCCGTCGCTTTGGTTTTTGCTGGGATACACGGTAAAAGTAAAATTAATTTCTTCGCCTTTTTGGGTGAGTTTAAACGGCAGGCGCGCCGGTTCTACGCGCCAGCCAGTGGGTACGGCCAAAGTAGCATCACCGGCAACGGTGGCCTGCCCGGCTTTTACCCGCACCGTAACGGGTTTGGGTTGGTCGTCGGCAAAAACAAATACTTTCTCGCGCATGCTTACAAATACCGGCGGCGTAATTTCAAATGGCCGGTAAACTTCGCCAGCTACGGGATCGGTGCGTTTGTAAACTACCGGCAAGGTAAAAGTAAAGGGCTGCATGCCGATCGTTACGGCACAAACTACGGTAGCGGCTGGGGCGTTTTCCGGGCGGCCAATTAAGTTCGGGTCATCTACCCGGAACATGCCGGTGGTTCCCGGCTTTTGCAGCCAGTAAGGTTGCGAATATGGCGTAGTAGCGGGAATTTGGAGTTTACTTTTTAGTACCAGGGGTTGGTTATTGGCTAAGTTTATATTTAAGGTAGAATCCTTACCCGTGGGTAATACAGTCATTTTTTGCCATTGTACCGGAATATCGGAGCGATTAATAGCTTCTATCGTTAATGGCAGGGGTGCTCCCGGATTGCTGGTTGGCTCCGCCGCAACGGCTTCCAGGTACAGCCCCAGACAAGCTTTTATAATGGTGTCAAGTTCCGTTAATTTTAAATCGCGGTAGTAAGCAGCTGGTAAAGCTTGCAAGGCTAGCCGTAATTTTAATAATTCCGGTACGCTGGCGGCCGGTTTAGCAGCGTTAAAGTTCGCGTTTATTTTTACTATTTGCTGGCTAATCTTTTCGCCGCCCGGCACGCGTTTCCAGGTTAAGTCAATTCCTTCGAATAAATCTTTGGTAGCTTTATCGCCTTTTAAATTTTCAAAATACTCTATCGCACTGCCGCGGGCGCCACTACTACCAAATCCTTGGCTTTTATGCATGCTGCGGCTTAAAGCGGCCAGTTCGCCATACGATTTACCTAACGCAGCGTTGTACTCACCCACATCCACGATTACTTTACCGGTTTCGTCGAACTTTTGATTTTGGCCATAAAAGAACGATGAAGTATTCCAGAGAATGCGTTTTGGTTGCCACACGGCCACGGTTTTTAATTGCTCCGGAAAGCGGTTCTTATCGCCGGCCGCCGAAAAAGCTTCTACCGCCAATATCGCTGAGGTAGTATGATGCCCGTGCGTACCGCCTGGCTCCGGCGAAAAACGCGTAATCAGCACGTCGGGCCGGAATTTCCGGATGGTCCAAACCATATCCGCGAGTACTTGTTCTTTATTCCAGATACGTACAGTTTCCTGCCAGTCCTTGGAAAAACCAAAATCGTTGGCGCGCGAGAAAAACTGTTTGCCGCCATCCAGGCGCCGGGCTTGCAATAATTCCTGCGTGCGAATTACCCCGAGTTGCTCCCGTATTTCCGGCCCAATCAGGTTTTGCCCACCGTCACCCCGCGTAAGCGATAAGTAACCGGTATTTAGTAATTTTTCGTTGGCTAGCCAGGCAATTAAGCGGGTGTTTTCGTCGTCGGGGTGCGCGGCTACGTACAGCGCGGTGCCTACTACATTTAGTTTGGCGATGGCTTGCTGAATATCGGCCCCGGTGTAGGTAACCGGAGCTTGCGCCCGAACAAGGGAAAAACTAAAAACCTGGAAGAGAATGACTGTTATAAATCGAAATAAGTACCGCTGAAGCATATAAAATTTAAAAAATACTACTCTTTGCCTAAAACCAGCTATTTAGTCTTACATATAGTTGCCGGGTTTTACGGCAAGTCAAGTTAATTTAATCACTCACGTAAAACTAACTAAAGGAATAAAAAAAGCAGCAAACTTCTAAATGAAAAAGCCCGGAGGCTATCCGGGCTTTTCTTTTCGAGTAATTTTTAAATCATACGCGAGTGAGTTATTTTATTTTGGGAGCTTTTAAAGGATCGTGGCCCCAACTCATTAAGGAATACCGCCAAATAGATTCGGCAAGATCACCTTCCGGACGTTCGGCTATTTTTTTGGGAAGATAAGCAATAACCCGTTCCATGTGTTCAAAATTGCTTTTGGTTAATTCAAAACGTTTTTTGCGCAGAATTTTAATCGTCCGATCGCCGGCTTTCCGGGGCGAAATATCGGTTTCCTGGGGCTCCGCATCTACTAACTTTGATTCTTTGGAGTAAAGAAACTTTCCCAGTTCGCCCGAACCCATGTTTACTAAATCGCGGAACTCTGCGTAAATCTGATCTTTTGTTTTAACAACCGTTTTAGAGAGTTTGAGTAAATGTAACATACAACCTAAGTTAAATTTGTGTAAAAGAATACAATCTAATAAAAGAACAAAAGGTATTTTTCACTTAATAGTTCAATTTCGATCAACATTTTTATTTTACAATAATAGAGAATAATCAAGTCTATTACTAATTATTAACCTATTAATTAGTAAAAACTAATATACAATTAATCTTTTTAATATTCAATTTAAATAAACCAATTGATTTTTGCACTTAACTAATTTACATAGATGCATTCTAAATAATTTTGCATTGATACTGTGCTTAAAAGTAAAACGTAGGAGTAAATAATTTCTGCTGATAATAAAAGTCACTTGTTTTTAAATTTATTAAGATGCCGAACAAATAATTTAAGAAGTCTTAATTTTAAGACGGGGGTCCGCTGAAGTAAATATTAATTCTAAATTTGATCTGCCTAATTTTAAACCGATAAAGTTTAAAGCCGTATGCGGAATGGCTTATATTTGCTGAAGTTTAAACAACACCAACTTATGAAAACCCGGATTACTGTTAATAGCAATGGTTCTTTAAAAATACAAGGCGACGATTTTGAAATTGTAGATGCCCAGGGAAACGTGTATGATTTAGGCGGTCGCGAATTGGTTTCTATTTGCCGCTGTGGTTTATCGAGCAACAAACCATTTTGCGATGGCTCGCATAAAGGCCATTTTGAACACGCTGCGGAAGCGTTTGCTTTGCCACCCCGTAAAGTTTAATTTACTTTTATACGCCTGGCTAAAATAATTTTTTAATTTTTTGTGGCTGAACAGGTACTGGTAATGCTTCATTTTTAAATTCGTAGCCAACGGTTATTAGCGCTTCGTGAATTAATAGCTACAACCGGTAACTGGTTGAAAATTTAATTTTAGTAAGCAGGTTCTGGGTAAGGCATTGCTGATTTTTTTGAACCATGACTTCTTCGCTCGTTTTAACGGATATTTACATTTACCCCATCAAGTCGTTGGGCGGCGTGCGGGTAGACCAAGCAATAGTTGAACCGCAAGGTCTTCAATACGACCGGCGCTGGTTGCTCGTGGATGAGACTAATCGTTTCTTAACCCAGCGCGTTTTTCCGGCTATGGCACTCCTGCAAGTACATCTGCAACCCGAGGGTTTGTTAATAACGCACAAAAAGCAATTATTTGAAAACTTGTTTATTCCGTTTGATACCCGGCAGTACCTGCCCGAATACCAGACAGTGACTATTTGGGACGATGTGGTGCCGGCCCTAGAGGTAGGCCCCGCCGTAAGCGCCTGGTTTAGTCGTATTTTGCAGGTAAATTGCCGCCTAGTGTACATGCCCCCTACCGTAAAGCGGCCCGTTGATCCGGAATATGCCATTAATCACGAAGTGGTTAGCTTTGCCGATGCGTATCCGATGCTGGTAATTGGTCAGGCTTCCTTAAACGATTTAAACAGCCGCTTAGCGGTACCCGTACCCATGAACCGTTTTCGCCCGAATTTAGTTTTTTCGGGTGGGGAGCCTTTCGAGGAAGATACTTGGCGCGACTTTACCATCAATAACCAACCGTTTACCGGCGTAAAACGCTGTGCCCGCTGCGTACTAACCACTGTAAACCAGGATACTGCCGAAAAAGGTACGGAACCCTTGCGAACTTTAGCCACCTACCGGACCATTAATAAAAAAGTGATGTTTGGCCAAAATGTGCTTCCTCGGGCCGTGGGAGAACCGTTGCGTACTGGCGATCCTATTGCTGTACTGTCGCACCAAAATTGGAACAGCAACAAATTACCTTAGGAAACACGGCAAAATAAGTTACTTGCCAGCAATTTTTTAATTTTTTGAACAGCTACCGTTTTTCAGTAGCTACTGGTTTTAAGAACCAATTGCATCTTTAGTACCTGAGTGTTTTTATATTCTGCATGAACGCTGATTTATCTACTATAAACAAGAATACGGTTATTCGCCCGGCGCAATTTCCCGATGATTTACCGGCTATTTTGTATTTAGCGGAACAAACCTGGGCTCCCACTTACCAGCATATTTTAGCGCCGGAGCAAGTAACGTACATGTTTCAGAAGATTTACCAACCCGCGGCATTGGAAAAGCAAGCCAGCGAAGGACAGCAGTTTCTACTTTTGTTACAAGATCAAAAACCCGCCGGCTTTGCGGCTTATTCCCGACAAGATGAGGCTACTATTTTTAAATTAAATAAACTGTACATTCTGCCCGCATTTCACAGGTACGGTTTTGGCAAACTGCTAATTAGCGTCGTAGAAGAAGCGGTTAAAAAAGCCGGCGGAACAACTTTATTGTTAAATGTAAACCGGTATAATCCCGCTAAATCGTTTTATGAGAAATGTGGCTATGCGGTAGCTTATCAGGAAGATGTTCCGATTGGGCCTTATTTCATGAACGATTACGTGATGCAGAAAGAACTGGAAGTTTCGTTTGATTAATCTTCCAGTACAATCTTGCGTTTTAAAAGCTTACGAACTACGGGAAGCAACAAAAAATAAAAAAGCAAGGTAAGCGGACCCGCCAAAACCAGCCACAACAAAATACCCGCCAAATTGGCCAGCCATATGGTTTTCAGGGCCATTTGCCAGTCTCGTTTAAAAAGATCGGTTACTTCGCTTAAGCTTAAATTAAAAGTAGTTAAGGGAAATACCTGCAGCCCCAGATCTATAAACGGGATGTACAACACTAAGTGCAATGGCCCCATTAAATAACAAATCAAGAGCAAGGCCGGCAAATTTAACCGGAATCGCAGGGCAATCAGGGTGCATAAAAAGAGGTTAACCCGAATAAAGGCAGTATCCCAATAACCACCCCCAAAGAGCCGGTAATCGCTAACTTCTGGGGAGTGATCCCCATGGTGAGCAATTTCGTTAACGGATGAACAACTTTTCTTTTAAAATAAGAAGCTTTCGGTGGATGCGGTGTCAAACAACAATTAATTAATATACGTACCGGGGCCAACACAAGAAACAGGATAACCCGCAGTATTTGACCAGCTTGGCAAAGCTACCATTTTACCACTAAAATGAAAGGCTTTACTAAAACAGAAACGTAAAACATTTTTTAAAGACGAGTAAGCAAGTAAATTTAAAAAAGGACAACTTTATTCCAACTTTTCTTGA
Proteins encoded in this window:
- a CDS encoding CDGSH iron-sulfur domain-containing protein, translating into MKTRITVNSNGSLKIQGDDFEIVDAQGNVYDLGGRELVSICRCGLSSNKPFCDGSHKGHFEHAAEAFALPPRKV
- a CDS encoding GNAT family N-acetyltransferase gives rise to the protein MNADLSTINKNTVIRPAQFPDDLPAILYLAEQTWAPTYQHILAPEQVTYMFQKIYQPAALEKQASEGQQFLLLLQDQKPAGFAAYSRQDEATIFKLNKLYILPAFHRYGFGKLLISVVEEAVKKAGGTTLLLNVNRYNPAKSFYEKCGYAVAYQEDVPIGPYFMNDYVMQKELEVSFD
- a CDS encoding PIG-L family deacetylase is translated as MLQRYLFRFITVILFQVFSFSLVRAQAPVTYTGADIQQAIAKLNVVGTALYVAAHPDDENTRLIAWLANEKLLNTGYLSLTRGDGGQNLIGPEIREQLGVIRTQELLQARRLDGGKQFFSRANDFGFSKDWQETVRIWNKEQVLADMVWTIRKFRPDVLITRFSPEPGGTHGHHTTSAILAVEAFSAAGDKNRFPEQLKTVAVWQPKRILWNTSSFFYGQNQKFDETGKVIVDVGEYNAALGKSYGELAALSRSMHKSQGFGSSGARGSAIEYFENLKGDKATKDLFEGIDLTWKRVPGGEKISQQIVKINANFNAAKPAASVPELLKLRLALQALPAAYYRDLKLTELDTIIKACLGLYLEAVAAEPTSNPGAPLPLTIEAINRSDIPVQWQKMTVLPTGKDSTLNINLANNQPLVLKSKLQIPATTPYSQPYWLQKPGTTGMFRVDDPNLIGRPENAPAATVVCAVTIGMQPFTFTLPVVYKRTDPVAGEVYRPFEITPPVFVSMREKVFVFADDQPKPVTVRVKAGQATVAGDATLAVPTGWRVEPARLPFKLTQKGEEINFTFTVYPSKNQSDGELRATALVDNKTYQQSLVQINYTHIPTQTLLPVASARVTKLDLKIKGHQIAYLMGAGDEVAASLAQIGYSVTMLQDADLNAKDLTKFDAVVLGVRAYNTHDQLKFLQNQLMDYVKNGGTLVVQYNVNNGLVTNQLGPYPLTLSRDRVTDETAPVQFLNPQHPILNSPNKITAKDFEGWVQERGLYFANSWDKNYEAVLTAHDPGEPAQNGGLLVAQYGKGYYVYTGYAWFRQLPAGVPGAYRLFSNLLALGKK
- a CDS encoding DUF3140 domain-containing protein: MLHLLKLSKTVVKTKDQIYAEFRDLVNMGSGELGKFLYSKESKLVDAEPQETDISPRKAGDRTIKILRKKRFELTKSNFEHMERVIAYLPKKIAERPEGDLAESIWRYSLMSWGHDPLKAPKIK
- a CDS encoding MOSC domain-containing protein is translated as MTSSLVLTDIYIYPIKSLGGVRVDQAIVEPQGLQYDRRWLLVDETNRFLTQRVFPAMALLQVHLQPEGLLITHKKQLFENLFIPFDTRQYLPEYQTVTIWDDVVPALEVGPAVSAWFSRILQVNCRLVYMPPTVKRPVDPEYAINHEVVSFADAYPMLVIGQASLNDLNSRLAVPVPMNRFRPNLVFSGGEPFEEDTWRDFTINNQPFTGVKRCARCVLTTVNQDTAEKGTEPLRTLATYRTINKKVMFGQNVLPRAVGEPLRTGDPIAVLSHQNWNSNKLP